From the genome of Amphiura filiformis unplaced genomic scaffold, Afil_fr2py scaffold_21, whole genome shotgun sequence, one region includes:
- the LOC140143380 gene encoding uncharacterized protein, whose protein sequence is MNKFDELEILLKQTDINPIDIAVVTETWQPDRVDNDFLAVDGFNLFTTTRIEKRGGGVAVYSNENIPVETLPDINKYYGTPIVSSPIGKSDHNTVYWSPVGYSKNGKSHKRTVRPLRKQSVHEFGRWITKHSWTEVLNATSPADKANAFYATVQEAIDLHFPSKVIKLHSEDKPWITPEIKNLIRKRQVAFAEKKMFLWRFLRNKVSRAINQAKKFYYKDRIQNLKSSDPLGWHKGIQLITNKCQKRLIISVPVVQQNDEKAIARAINDNFASVSQSRPPINPQALPAFLPARLPPQIQVWDMYNALKKLNVKKAAGPDGLPGRLIREFACEFSIPVTDIFNSSLKDGMVPQVWKDAKIAPIPKETPATISKLRPISLTSLLAKVQTKEEL, encoded by the exons ATGAATAAGTTTGATGAGCTGGAGATTTTGCTCAAACAAACAGATATCAACCCCATTGATATAGCAGTTGTCACTGAAACTTGGCAACCAGATAGAGTTGACAATGACTTTCTTGCAGTAGATGGTTTCAATCTGTTTACCACGACCAGAATTGAAAAACGCGGAGGTGGTGTCGCAGTTTACTCCAATGAAAACATTCCAGTGGAGACCTTACCTGACATCAAT AAGTACTATGGTACTCCTATTGTGAGCTCTCCAATCGGTAAAAGTGACCACAACACTGTCTACTGGTCACCAGTAGGGTATAGTAAGAACGGTAAATCTCACAAAAGAACAGTTAGGCCATTACGTAAACAAAGTGTGCATGAGTTTGGAAGATGGATAACCAAACATTCTTGGACTGAGGTTCTGAACGCGACATCTCCTGCTGATAAAGCGAATGCATTTTATGCTACTGTTCAGGAAGCAATTGATCTTCACTTCCCCTCTAAGGTTATCAAACTACATTCCGAGGATAAACCTTGGATCACTCCTGAGATTAAGAACCTAATCAGGAAACGTCAGGTAGCTTTTGCAGAGAAGAAAATGTTTCTTTGGCGCTTTCTCCGCAATAAGGTTAGTCGTGCCATTAATCAAGCGAAGAAATTTTACTACAAAGATCGCATTCAGAACCTCAAGTCAAGTGATCCATTAGGCTGGCATAAGGGAATCCAACTAATAACCAACAAATGCCAGAAAAGGCTAATTATCTCAGTCCCTGTTGTCCAGCAAAATGATGAAAAAGCAATTGCAAGGGCTATAAATGATAATTTTGCCTCAGTCTCACAAAGTAGACCTCCAATCAACCCACAGGCGCTGCCTGCCTTCCTACCTGCAAGATTGCCACCTCAGATCCAGGTATGGGATATGTACAATGCTCTGAAAAAACTGAATGTTAAAAAAGCAGCAGGACCTGACGGTCTTCCTGGGAGGTTGATTAGAGAGTTTGCCTGTGAGTTTAGCATCCCAGTAACAGATATATTCAACTCATCTTTAAAAGATGGAATGGTCCCCCAAGTTTGGAAAGATGCCAAAATTGCCCCAATTCCAAAGGAAACCCCTGCTACAATCTCAAAACTAAGGCCAATCTCATTGACTTCCcttttggcaaaa GTACAGACAAAGGAGGAACTGTAG